The DNA sequence CAGTTGAATTGGCAAAAGCTGAAAGAAGTTATTCTAGCGGACATGTCAATGAGTCCATTGATGGAATAATAAAGTCCTATTATCAAAAATCTTGTGTATATGAAGAATATGATAAATTTGAAGAAGCTATTATGACCTTAGAAAAAGCGTTGAAAATAGCAAAAAAATATCAGGTTAACAAAATAAGGACAAATTATATTACGGACAAATTATTTTTAATGTTGAAAACTCAGTATGAAATAGCTGCTGGAAACTATAATTCTCAAAAAATGAAAGAAATACTTGATACCGCTTTGAATCTTATACGAAGCGGTTATAACTCTATAAATTTTGATGAAAACACTGTCAGGGCATATTTTGAGAGAATAAAAAATCAGAAAACAGACCAAGGCCCTAAAGAATCATATGAAAAACACCAAGAGCGGAAAAGAGAAGATAAAAAAGAAAAATATGAGAAGAAAAATACTGTTATAGATGAAATATCCATTAAAGAACTACTTATCAAATTCGAATTGGATGACAACGGAGATATAACAAAAGAATTAATAAAAGAGCAGTACAGATACTGGGTTGACCTTTTACATCCGGACAAAAATTTGAATAAAAGTGATGCGACTATAAAAAAGGCAGAAGAAAAATTAAAAGAGATAAATACAATATATAAAAAATTAATTGAGCATTTTCCCTGAATCTGAAATGCTCACTAGTAGTACAGTTAATATTCTTACCAATATTTCATTGAATGTTTATCAGATTACTTTGCCTATCTCTTCGGCAGCACGTTTCATATCAAGAAAAACAAGCCCTAATTTTGCATCTTTTCTCGCTAAAGCAGTAAGGACCGCTTCTTCACCCGCACCTAAGAGGAGGATATACCCATTCTGCCCTTTGACAAAGACTTCTTCAAGGCTTCCTTTCATGAGTTCTTTAGAGGTTCTTTCGCCCAAAGAAAGCATAGCTGCAGACATAGCAGCAACTCGATCTTCTTCAACATCCTTTGGTAAAGCACTCGCTATTACCAATCCATCTGTTGAAACTATAGCAGAAGCTTCAATATCAGGAGATGTTCCGCTAAGTTCTTTTAACATTTCAGTTAATTTTTCTGTTCGGCTGGCCATAATAACACCTGTATTAATCTTTAAATTTTTCAAATGAAACTAAACAAGGATTTTCTTTATTAAATTCAAATTTATACATATATTTTAGAGATTCTCCTTCTTTGTTATATTCCATTGCACCAAGTAAAGTTATAGCCCGGAGACATGCTATCTCTTTTCTCTCGTCTATTAGTCTTGAGCAATGGGATTTGTAGGGACAATTAATTGCTTTAAAAGTAAAATTAATATCATCGCCAGCCATTTCAAAATCAGCGCTATTAAAGAATTCTGCTTTGACAAGTGCGTCAACAAACATTTTTGCAGTATTAAAAGGGCTAAGTCCTTTCTGGAAATCCATGCCGAGGTCATTCCAGGATTCTATGAATGGCCTAATAGCTATAGTTCCCCATCTCCGATAAAAAAGTTTTGGTTTGTCAAAGAATATATTCGCAGTATTTTCAACTCCGTAAAGCCAAGCGTTCATAATGGTACTTGTATATTTCAATTTCACATTGATGTCCATATAATTCACCTTTGAGAAT is a window from the Methanofastidiosum sp. genome containing:
- a CDS encoding roadblock/LC7 domain-containing protein; this translates as MASRTEKLTEMLKELSGTSPDIEASAIVSTDGLVIASALPKDVEEDRVAAMSAAMLSLGERTSKELMKGSLEEVFVKGQNGYILLLGAGEEAVLTALARKDAKLGLVFLDMKRAAEEIGKVI